In Lolium rigidum isolate FL_2022 chromosome 7, APGP_CSIRO_Lrig_0.1, whole genome shotgun sequence, the DNA window AATTGTCTGCGCGACATAAAAGCCACCCAAGATCGAGATGCCGCCAAACAGAGCTCTTCTGGATCCGGTTTTGAAATAGTTTCTTGACAGCTCAGGGATGATCCGGATTATGTCAATCAGCCTTCTACGGCCATCGTTTCCCTGCAGGGCGCGGACCTTGAGAAACTTGTAAGAGGATTTCCGTGTGAAGTTCCTGTAGCTCGGTGAGAGTATCCTTGTCCCCGCATACAACCCGTAGTTGGGAGGACCAATGGCAATAGAACTAGACGCACATGCCATAAGAAACACCGTTACCTCCTGAAGAAACACCATTACAAACAAACATGCAATTAGGAGTGCTGTTGTTGCTTCGATGGCAAAATTTTGCAGGAAACAAATGAATAGCTGCAGAAAAGAAGCGGGTGCGAGCAGGGTAGGAAGATATCAAGAGAAGGTGAAGGCAAGTAATAGAAGAAACAAAGAACAAGGAATGATAGTGTCACCTACAGGTTATGAAACCGAAGACGCTGATAAAAGAAAAGTGCAAAGATCTTAAGCTGTCTCTTAGAAGTCTGAGAATTCAGATGTACGTTATGCCCTTGGAGACCATGCTTGGTACAACACCGAAATATCAAGCTATTCCAGCAGCTGAAGATGCTATCGCTAGGAGTTACTAGCTTGATGACAATTGCAGTACAAATAAAATAACAGGGGAGCACTTGCAATGGTATGCTACGGTTGGAGTCATGCCACACTGGCACAATCACTTCAGATGTGACTAATCTCTAGCTGTTCAGCAATGTTGctcaagaaactaaacctaaagtACAGTACGCAGACAGAAAGCAATCCGATTTTGGTCCCAGAGCATGACGTCTCGCCAACTCCGGCAATCCACACAATCCCCAATTCGCAGATCTGGCTAGAGGAACTATCACGCACCATTGTGGCTTCCTAACGAGAGAACAATGAACTTGCGAACAACGAAACCCTGCCTAACACTAAGG includes these proteins:
- the LOC124675457 gene encoding uncharacterized protein ycf20-like translates to MACASSSIAIGPPNYGLYAGTRILSPSYRNFTRKSSYKFLKVRALQGNDGRRRLIDIIRIIPELSRNYFKTGSRRALFGGISILGGFYVAQTISLSFGALAVNDVIAAVVCVLLTEYVTKFYYSRPKVTFPVALLNNFKMGFTYGLFIDAFKLAS